AAGTCGTGCCATTGAGCCAGATAGTTGCTTTTATATTCAGAACGAAGCTTTAGTCAGAAATAAAATCATTCAACTGCCTAACGATCCCCCTCCAGATTTGGCCATTGAGTCAGATTACACTCGCTCATCTCTGAAGAAATTTACGATTTATGCGGCGTTGGGAGTGCCGGAACTGTGGAGATATACGAAGGAAACCCTACAAGTTTATCAACTCATTGAGGGAGAATATAAACGGTCAGATAAAAGTCTGGCTTTCCCGTTTTTGCCTTTGGATGAAATACCGGGTTTTATTGAGCAGAGTAAAGAGATCGGACAACGATCTGCGGTGCGGTTGTTTCAGCAAAGAATTCGAGAAATTATCGATTAAGCAATGCTAAGACCTATATTGCTCTGATGTTTAAAAACGG
This is a stretch of genomic DNA from Roseofilum capinflatum BLCC-M114. It encodes these proteins:
- a CDS encoding Uma2 family endonuclease, producing MASTTLAPIQEQVSPENRIILRNVSWSTYQALMTDVGEDRGWRIAYQEGVLELRMPLQQHEVPNWLIAVFINAIADELEIEVMGVGSLLLEREDLSRAIEPDSCFYIQNEALVRNKIIQLPNDPPPDLAIESDYTRSSLKKFTIYAALGVPELWRYTKETLQVYQLIEGEYKRSDKSLAFPFLPLDEIPGFIEQSKEIGQRSAVRLFQQRIREIID